Proteins from a single region of Gallaecimonas xiamenensis 3-C-1:
- a CDS encoding DUF4382 domain-containing protein gives MKKTLTLALTSAAALVLTACGGSSGGDDTPSPQTARLSISIGDAPVDTADQVVVTIDNIVLKREGEEDVVLPVRDADNQPVTLDLLDYQGGDVFVALNGVTIPAGTYSDVRLDILDEDTANSYVDADGGIHELKVPSDELKLGGFDAAAGGQLAFTIDFNLRKAMTYNPGPDRYILKPRGIQLLETAILGQIGGEVDPALAESCNTGTDNVNYGFVYLYSGHDLTTLADDHDQGAAGAPEGASIPVASMAVTLSDDADPATTDPYTYKFGLLMPGDYTLAFSCDGINDLPESYEGLTIPNPEGLSYELTLTDGGDLTQDINSLSTGL, from the coding sequence ATGAAAAAAACGCTAACGCTTGCTTTAACCTCCGCCGCCGCCCTGGTCCTGACCGCCTGTGGCGGCAGCAGTGGCGGTGACGACACGCCCTCACCCCAGACCGCCCGCCTGTCCATCAGCATAGGTGACGCCCCTGTGGATACCGCCGACCAAGTGGTGGTGACCATAGACAACATCGTGCTCAAGCGCGAAGGGGAAGAGGACGTGGTACTGCCGGTACGTGACGCCGACAACCAGCCCGTGACCCTGGACCTGCTGGACTACCAGGGCGGCGACGTCTTTGTAGCCCTGAACGGCGTGACCATTCCGGCCGGCACCTACAGCGACGTGCGCCTGGATATCCTCGATGAGGACACCGCCAACAGCTACGTGGACGCCGACGGCGGCATCCATGAACTCAAGGTGCCTTCCGACGAGCTCAAACTGGGTGGCTTTGACGCTGCGGCCGGTGGTCAGCTGGCTTTCACCATCGATTTCAACCTGCGCAAGGCCATGACCTACAACCCGGGTCCGGACCGTTACATCCTCAAGCCCCGTGGTATCCAGCTGCTGGAAACGGCCATCCTCGGCCAAATTGGCGGTGAAGTGGACCCGGCCCTGGCCGAGAGCTGCAACACCGGCACCGACAACGTCAACTACGGCTTCGTCTATCTCTACAGCGGCCATGATCTGACCACCCTGGCCGACGACCATGACCAAGGCGCCGCTGGCGCGCCCGAAGGGGCCAGCATCCCGGTGGCGTCCATGGCGGTGACCCTGTCCGACGACGCCGATCCGGCCACCACAGACCCCTACACCTACAAGTTCGGCCTGCTGATGCCCGGCGACTACACCCTGGCCTTTTCCTGCGACGGCATCAACGACCTGCCGGAAAGCTACGAGGGCCTGACCATCCCCAACCCCGAAGGGCTATCCTATGAGCTGACCCTTACCGACGGCGGGGACCTGACCCAGGACATCAACAGCCTTAGCACCGGCCTCTGA
- a CDS encoding lysophospholipid acyltransferase family protein codes for MQRFYAWLFARLGWRIEGQLPELPHYVLVAAPHSSNWDFVLGILARNALGAPIRFLGKHQLFRFPFGWFFRALGGYPVRRDQHNNLVDQVVAYFRQEPSFVLGLAPEGTRSPVSRWKLGFYHIAKSAGVPLVLVGFDYPNKRFVIGPPLQPGPDMVADLQVVEAFYRQVQGKYPKVIPPLLGYDPHRH; via the coding sequence ATGCAGCGATTTTACGCCTGGCTTTTTGCCCGGCTTGGCTGGCGCATTGAAGGGCAGCTTCCCGAGCTGCCCCACTATGTGCTGGTGGCCGCGCCCCACAGTTCCAACTGGGACTTTGTGTTGGGTATCCTGGCTCGCAATGCCCTGGGCGCCCCAATTCGATTCCTCGGTAAGCACCAACTGTTCCGTTTTCCCTTCGGCTGGTTTTTCCGGGCCCTTGGGGGATACCCGGTACGCCGGGACCAGCACAATAATCTGGTGGACCAGGTGGTGGCCTATTTTCGTCAGGAGCCCAGCTTCGTGCTGGGCCTGGCCCCCGAAGGCACCCGCAGCCCGGTCAGCCGTTGGAAGCTGGGCTTCTACCACATTGCCAAGAGCGCCGGTGTGCCCTTGGTGCTGGTGGGCTTTGACTACCCCAACAAGCGCTTTGTGATAGGGCCGCCCTTGCAGCCAGGGCCGGACATGGTCGCTGATCTGCAAGTGGTCGAGGCGTTTTACCGCCAGGTGCAGGGCAAATACCCCAAGGTGATACCACCTTTGCTGGGCTACGATCCACACCGGCACTGA
- a CDS encoding SirB2 family protein, which translates to MSYPLLKSLHISLAMLTVVFFLWRASRSIFDPANLPRWARIAPHLIDSLLLLAGLWLMVQLGQYPFKDAWLTAKVLGLLAYIALGTLAIKRGRTKSARALATLGALLVFIYIVGVALNHSPRAWF; encoded by the coding sequence ATGTCCTACCCGCTGCTCAAGTCCTTGCACATCAGCCTGGCGATGCTGACGGTGGTGTTTTTCCTCTGGCGAGCCAGCCGCAGTATTTTCGACCCAGCCAACCTGCCCCGCTGGGCCCGCATCGCGCCGCACCTGATTGACAGCCTGCTGCTCCTGGCCGGGCTTTGGCTGATGGTGCAGCTGGGCCAGTACCCCTTCAAAGACGCTTGGCTGACCGCCAAGGTGCTGGGGTTACTGGCCTATATCGCCCTTGGCACTCTGGCCATCAAGCGGGGCCGCACCAAGTCCGCCCGCGCCCTGGCCACCCTGGGCGCCCTGCTGGTCTTTATTTATATTGTGGGGGTTGCCTTGAACCATTCCCCCCGCGCCTGGTTTTAA
- a CDS encoding ferredoxin--NADP reductase: MAQWLSAKVVENHQWNPTLFSLRVETPPFDFVAGQFVRLALEGPQGRAQRAYSLVNSPGSPYLDFLVTPVPQGKLSPQLHLLKAGDSLEVSQPASGFFVLDEVPDGKSLWLLATGTGLGPYLSMLGTEVPWRRFERIHLVHGVRWQQDLAYKDQIEALVHQHPQLRYQPVITREAVPGALGGRLPALIASGELEAALGDQLNIESQLMLCGNPDMIRDSLATLAQKGLNKNLRRQPGHVTVEQYW; this comes from the coding sequence ATGGCCCAATGGCTCAGCGCCAAGGTGGTGGAAAACCACCAATGGAACCCGACCCTCTTCAGCCTGAGGGTCGAGACGCCACCTTTTGACTTCGTGGCCGGCCAGTTCGTGCGCCTGGCCCTGGAAGGCCCGCAAGGCCGCGCCCAGCGCGCCTATTCCCTGGTCAACAGCCCCGGCAGCCCCTACCTGGATTTTCTGGTCACCCCTGTGCCCCAGGGCAAGCTGTCCCCCCAGCTGCACCTGCTCAAAGCAGGAGACAGCCTGGAAGTCAGCCAGCCGGCCAGCGGCTTTTTCGTGCTGGACGAAGTACCGGACGGCAAAAGTCTCTGGCTGCTGGCCACCGGCACCGGTCTTGGCCCCTACCTGTCCATGCTGGGCACCGAAGTCCCCTGGCGCCGCTTTGAGCGCATCCACTTGGTACACGGTGTGCGCTGGCAGCAGGACCTGGCCTACAAAGACCAGATTGAAGCGCTGGTACACCAGCATCCCCAACTGCGCTACCAGCCGGTGATAACCCGGGAAGCGGTGCCAGGGGCCCTCGGGGGCCGCTTGCCGGCCCTTATCGCCAGCGGTGAACTTGAGGCCGCCTTGGGAGACCAACTGAATATCGAGAGCCAGCTGATGCTCTGTGGCAACCCCGATATGATCCGGGATAGCCTGGCAACGCTGGCCCAGAAGGGATTGAATAAAAACCTTCGCCGCCAACCCGGCCATGTCACCGTCGAGCAGTATTGGTAA
- a CDS encoding DUF3014 domain-containing protein produces the protein MQADPQTRPPKDGASKTPLIILAVIVVLGVLAWLFWPKAEAPQQQLPPPVMEQETQPAELPPEPKAVDNQAQTTEPPVVEEEAVETEAPEPAAEPLPALNDSDSAVRADLQALLPAQSPLRTQEPALISKFTQILATAVEGYLPQRQKLIASPDQPFLVIRDGDNLYLDSDSYQRFSPYVQAFVALDNDSLLAFLNKWQPLFKEAYGQLGLDGDRFDDNLVTIIDLALATPEPAEPIRLKQPKVLYQFADMQLERLPPIQKILIRMGPDNRAKVKAKLGELKAALAAE, from the coding sequence ATGCAAGCCGATCCGCAAACCCGTCCCCCCAAGGACGGCGCATCCAAAACCCCTTTGATCATCCTCGCGGTCATTGTCGTACTGGGCGTCCTGGCCTGGCTGTTCTGGCCCAAAGCCGAGGCTCCCCAGCAGCAACTGCCGCCTCCGGTCATGGAACAGGAAACCCAGCCGGCCGAACTGCCTCCCGAGCCAAAAGCGGTAGACAACCAGGCGCAAACCACTGAACCCCCCGTCGTGGAGGAAGAAGCAGTGGAAACCGAGGCACCAGAGCCCGCCGCCGAGCCCCTGCCAGCCCTTAACGACAGTGACAGCGCCGTGCGCGCCGACCTCCAGGCCCTGCTGCCGGCCCAAAGCCCGTTGCGTACCCAGGAGCCGGCCCTGATCAGCAAGTTCACCCAGATCCTGGCCACCGCCGTGGAAGGCTACCTGCCCCAGCGCCAAAAACTGATCGCCTCTCCCGACCAACCCTTCCTGGTGATCCGCGACGGCGACAACCTCTACCTGGACAGCGACAGCTACCAGCGCTTCAGCCCCTATGTGCAGGCCTTCGTAGCCCTGGACAACGACAGCCTGTTGGCCTTCCTGAACAAGTGGCAGCCGCTGTTCAAAGAGGCTTACGGCCAACTGGGCCTGGACGGTGACCGTTTTGACGATAACCTGGTCACCATCATCGACCTGGCCCTGGCTACACCGGAACCGGCCGAGCCCATCCGCCTCAAACAACCCAAGGTGCTTTACCAGTTTGCCGACATGCAGCTGGAACGCCTGCCGCCCATCCAGAAGATCCTGATCCGCATGGGGCCGGATAACAGAGCCAAGGTCAAAGCCAAGCTCGGCGAGCTAAAGGCGGCCCTGGCAGCGGAATAA
- the maoP gene encoding DUF413 domain-containing protein has product MQTSFVSSKRFFDQKHFPHGFARSGDFTRSEANLLEAHGQSLQALASGLLSPATAEEHQFLETCQGTRQPASALEKVWAKYQRILDNRKRVLTLCDDWASLRNAKARYDEPDDSSED; this is encoded by the coding sequence ATGCAAACGAGTTTTGTCAGTTCAAAACGCTTTTTCGACCAGAAGCACTTTCCCCACGGTTTTGCCCGCAGCGGTGACTTTACCCGCAGCGAGGCCAACCTGTTGGAAGCCCATGGCCAGTCCCTGCAGGCCCTGGCCAGCGGCCTGCTAAGCCCGGCCACGGCCGAGGAACATCAATTCCTGGAAACCTGCCAGGGTACCCGCCAGCCGGCCAGTGCCCTGGAGAAAGTCTGGGCCAAGTACCAGCGCATCCTGGACAACAGGAAAAGGGTGCTGACCCTCTGCGACGACTGGGCATCCTTGCGTAACGCCAAAGCCCGTTACGACGAGCCCGACGACAGCAGCGAAGACTAA